From a single Lolium rigidum isolate FL_2022 chromosome 7, APGP_CSIRO_Lrig_0.1, whole genome shotgun sequence genomic region:
- the LOC124676160 gene encoding dol-P-Man:Man(7)GlcNAc(2)-PP-Dol alpha-1,6-mannosyltransferase-like, which yields MAPPSPPTPAARLLREYGWDLMLGSIAAFYAVMVPYTKVEESFNVQAMHDILYHNHHINKYDHLEFPGVVPRTFIGALVIAIISSPAVLIMRVVHVPKVYSLLAVRLVLGCAILMTLRLFRVEVKRKFGHHVEAFFAILTAIQFHVLFYSTRPLPNIFALALVNLAYSFWFKGNYLRTLQALIVAATVFRCDMILLLGTIGITLLLSRSFSLLEAIKCCISTAVVCIGFTVLVDSIMWQRIMWPEFEVLWFNSVLNRSSEWGTHSIHWYFTSALPRSMLVAYPLCLVGALLDRRIVPYVIPVTLFVVLYSKLPHKELRFIIAAVPMLNVSASLAASRLYNNRKKTGWNFLYVLMLGAFLVSLGYSAVSFMASYSNYPGGNALKALHEVDNSTKEKMVHIDAFTAMGGVSRFCENEYPWRYSKEESISIEEYQTRNFTYLLNEHHYISGYKCLFAVEGFSRAKIQLRFPPLSLVKAPKVYAHGNTGDPDILSLDWPGCP from the exons ATGGCGCCGCCGTCACCACCTACGCCGGCGGCGAGGCTACTGAGGGAGTACG GCTGGGACCTGATGCTCGGGTCGATCGCCGCGTTCTACGCCGTCATGGTGCCGTACACCAAGGTGGAGGAGAGCTTCAATGTGCAG GCCATGCATGATATTCTGTACCACAATCATCACATTAACAAG TATGACCATTTAGAGTTTCCTGGTGTTGTTCCTCGGACATTTATAG GAGCATTGGTAATAGCTATTATCTCATCGCCTGCAGTTCTCATAATGCGTGTAGTTCATGTTCCAAAGGTTTACAGTCTTCTAGCAG TTCGATTAGTGTTGGGCTGTGCTATCCTGATGACTTTGAGACTTTTCCGTGTTGAG GTAAAAAGAAAGTTTGGTCACCATGTTGAAGCATTCTTTGCGATACTAACTGCTATCCAGTTTCACGTTTTGTTCTACTCGACTCGGCCCCTTCCAAATATATTCGCTTTAGCTTTAG TTAACTTGGCATACTCTTTCTGGTTCAAGGGAAATTACCTGCGCACATTACAGGCACTG ATTGTTGCAGCCACTGTTTTCAGATGTGATATGATTCTGCTTCTAGGTACAATAGGGATTACACTTTTGCTG AGCAGGTCCTTTTCTCTATTGGAAGCCATAAAGTGTTGCATAAGCACCGCCGTTGTTTGCATTG GTTTCACAGTACTAGTTGACTCGATAATGTGGCAGAGAATCATGTGGCCGGAATTCGAAGTTCTCTGGTTTAATTCAGTTCTGAACCGAAGTTCAGAATGGGGT ACACATTCGATCCATTGGTACTTCACCTCAGCACTTCCACGTTCCATGCTTGTGGCCTATCCTCTTTGCTTG GTTGGTGCTCTTCTTGATAGGAGGATAGTCCCATATGTGATTCCAGTGACCTTATTTGTTGTACTCTATTCAAAACTCCCACATAAG gaGCTTCGTTTCATAATTGCCGCAGTTCCCATGCTTAATGTGTCTGCTTCTCTGGCAGCAAGCAGACT ATATAATAACAGAAAGAAAACTGGGTGGAATTTCCTTTATGTTCTCATGCTTGGTGCCTTTCTTGTCAG TCTTGGATACTCTGCTGTGAGTTTCATGGCCTCCTACAGCAATTATCCTGGTGGCAATGCTCTAAAGGCTCTACATGAAGTAG ATAATTCCACGAAGGAAAAAATGGTTCATATTGATGCCTTTACCGCAATGGGCGGAGTTTCTCGTTTCTGCGAAAATGAATATCCCTGGAG GTACTCGAAGGAGGAAAGCATTTCCATTGAAGAATATCAGACAAGAAATTTCACCTATCTGCTGAA CGAGCACCACTACATCAGCGGCTACAAGTGCCTGTTCGCCGTGGAAGGGTTCTCCAGAGCGAAAATTCAGCTCCGGTTTCCACCGCTTTCCCTG GTGAAAGCACCGAAAGTGTATGCACATGGGAACACGGGAGATCCCGATATCCTCTCGCTAGATTGGCCCGGTTGCCCCTGA